DNA from Desulfatiglans sp.:
GGACCACTATGAAAATGACCGCTCTGATTTTAACTTACGGGTCATGCTCCCCAGAACACACAGGGCAGCAGAGCCCTTTGCTAATCTCCCACCCCTCTCCATCTTAGGCGGTTTTGGCGGAGCAAGCGCTCTGGCAGCCTTTGCGGCCCCTGATGTACAGGCAGGGTTCAAGGCATTTGCTGAGGCCAATGAAATAGAAAAAGAGTGGCACAAGGCATTAAATGCCATTACTGGCCGCGGTCTCAAAATGGGTTTCCCCAATTTTTTCAGGTTTGACATAGGCGGAGGAGCGCCACTGGATGCCCTTGGGGCAGGGTTGAGAGGCACCAAGGGTACTATAATGGACATGTTTCAAAGGCCGGAAAGGCTGCTATCCAACATGGATAAGATGGCGGATATGAGTATAAAGATGGCAGCTACGATGCCCTTTGCGGCAGGCACACCGGTGGTATTTATCCCCCTGCACAGGGGTGCAGACGGCTTTATGTCTGAGACGCAATTCAAGACATTTTACTGGCCCTTCCTTAAAAGGGTGGTTGAAGGTTATATCAACGAAGGGCTTGTGCCCCTGCTTTTTGCTGAAGGTGGTTACAACTCCAGGCTTGAGTTGATACAGGACCTGCCTGATAAAGGCGTTGTATGGTATTTTGACCAGACTGATATTATAAGGGCAAAGGAGGTCTTAGGTGACAGGTTCTGCATTATGGGAAATGTGCCCACATCAATGATGGTTACCGGAAAGGCAGAGGATGTAAAGGCCTATTCAAAGAGGCTGATTGAGAAGGTCGGCAGGGGTGGCGGTTATATCCTGGCGCCTGGCGCAACAGCAGATGAGGCAAAGTTTGAAAACATAAAGGCCATGAATGAGGCTTCAAGGGAGTGCGCCGAAAAACAGGTTTAAGGTTTAAGGTTCAAGGTTTAAGGTTAATGCAAGATGGCGCAGGGCACATGGTAGGGGCGAAAAATCTTTCGCCCTGAAAAATCTTTCGCCTCTAATGTTTTTCTCTCATTTATTCTTTAGGATAGCAAAGAACGGCAGCCCTGCTGCGGCTAGAACTGCCCAGAATATGAAGGGATAGCCATTATTGAAGGCCTCAAGGCTGTTTCCAACGGGTGGTGCAAGAAAGGCACCGACCATCCCGAGGGTGCTTGTCAGCCCAATAGCTGTACCGCTGTATTCGCTACCCACCTCCTTTAACTCTATAACCATTACATTAAAAAGGGCAGCCACACCGGTACGCGTAAGACCGGTTAAGATAATTAATACCCATAAAAATGTACCTTTAAAAAGTGGAAGCGCAAAAACAGTTACAGCCATCATTATTGTAGATACAATAAGCACCCCCTTTCTTGCCCCTAGCCTGTCAGAGATAAGCACAACCGGGATGGTGCCCAGGCTTGCTATGCCGGTCATTACAGTAGTTGCGCTGTCTGCCAGAAAAGGTGTCCAGCCGATAAGCTTAAGATAGGTAGGGAGATAACCTGTAAGCCCCATGCTGGAACCCCAGTATGTGGTCGTAATAAATGCTATTACCCATACCTCCCTTATCTTTACTACATGCCTGAAGGCATCAAGCAAAGAGTGTGAAGCAGGGGATTTGCTTGCTCCTGATGCAACAGGTTTATCCCTTCCTGTAAATATCCACAAAAGGCCAAGCAGGATGCATGGTATCCCATAAACAAACATTACCCTTCTCCAGCCGCCAAAAAAAGGAGAAAAATAGTTGGCGCTCAACATGGTTGCAGCCATTGAGCCAAAGGCCCACACCACATTAAGCATCGCATTTGTAAGGCCAAGCTCTTTTCCCCTGAACCACTCGGCTGTCACCTTCGGCACAATAGAGGGCATGGTTGCCGCCATTAACCCGAACAGGTACATGGTTACTGCCATGCTGATAAAGCCGACTGAAAAACCCCTGAGTGCGCCAAATATCCCTGCAAATATGCTTATAAAAAACATGGTGCGTCTTACGCCGAAACGGTCAACAATGAGGCCGCCCGGTAGAGCAATAAAAACCCCGGCAAGTGGGTCCATGCCCCATACAGCGCCTATTTCAAGCATATTCAGCCCCAGGTCATCCGAGATCTCCTTGAAGAGTACAGGCATGCACATGCGCGAGAGCCCTGCAATAAAGAGATATGACATCATCCCCAGAAAAAGTATGTACCAGCGGTAATATGGTCTTTCTGTCTCAACTGAATTCATGCATTTCCAAAATAAAGGTTCTTATTATTATAATCAGGCATCTAATCTAATTCATAAACATAAGCAACCTTTTCTTGTAGTAAGGATCAAATTCTGGATGGACACTAACTAATAATCAGCAATATGCACACTGATATGTAAATAGCACTCCTTCATCCCTATGCCTTCGAGAGAGAGATTGATCTCTGTGCCGTCACTTACATTGGCAGGCATACTCAAAGCAAATTTTTTTACAGTTGATATTCTCCCGAAACCCTTACAAAGCGGGCAATAGAGCCCTTCCCAGAACCCTGACCTTGAACAGACAGGGCATGGGGCCATAACCGGAACCGAAATTGGATAAAGCCCTCCTGATGCCGCCTCTTCAGGGGTAAGCACTGCATCAAAATAGAGATCCTTTTCATGCATATCCTCATTACCCTGGTCATATAGACCGGGTATGAACCCTTCAAACAGATCATCAGTCTTTGTGTAAAACAGAGATTCTGCATCCCTGAACCGTTTTATCCTCTCCTGCATTCGGCCTGGTGCGCGGGTTAACCTGTAAGAGGCATCTTCATTTTCAAGGTTAGTATCATATCTGCGCTTTTTTTCATGGTCGCTGAGAGTATCATATGCCTCTTTGATCTCGATAAACCTCTCGCTCTCCTTTTCATTCGAGACATCGGGATGTAATCTCTTTGCTATGGTGCGGTATGCCTTTTTTATTTTATTCAGGTCAGCGCCTCTGCTAATCCCAAGAACAAGGTAGTAATCCTTCTGCATAATTACCTCCATATTGAAACCTGTGAAGAGTATGTTCACAAGGAACATGGACTATCTGAATAAAGCAAAAAAAAGGATGGGGTTACAACCTCGTAACCCCATCCCTCTATGATATATTATGCTGACTTTATGGCTATCTTGCGGGGTTTTGCCGCCTCAACCTTTGGCAGGGTAAGCCTTAAAACACCGTCTGTCATCTTTGCCTCTATCTTTGCCTGATCAATTACCTCTGAGAGATTAAACTGCCGGTAATATTTGCCTGTCCTGTATTCTGTAAAGAGTTCTACCTCATTTTGGCCTTCAGGTTTTTTAGCATCTCCATCCAGTGTGAGGATATTCTCTTTCAGATCAATATTAAGATCCTCAGCCTTTACACCGGGCATATCAGCCAGAAGGGTCAAACCCTTTTCTGTTTCAAATATGTCCACATCGGGAGTAAATACAAGCCCTGGCTTTGTCTGCTCAGTCATGGTTGATACCTCAGATTTTTCCTTGGCCTGCAAGGCCTTTGCTTCTGATTCTGTCATGATTTCCTCCTCCTTTCTGTTTATTTTATAGTTATCTGCCGCGGCTTTGCCGCCTCTGATTTGGGCAGCTTTATTGTAAGCACACCGTTCACATTTGATGCCTCAGCCTTATCAACATCAACCTGCCCTGGCAGATTCATTATCCTGTTAAACTTGCCGGATTCCCTCTCACGCCTGTGATACTTTGCATTTTTATCTTCATTAACAATCTTTCTTTCACCGGATATGGTTACACTGTCTCCTGTGACTGAAAGCTCTATTTCATCGGCCTTTACACCCGGAAGTTCAGCCCGGATATAATAGGCATCCTTATCTTCTGTCAGGTTAATAAGCGGAAATACACCTGCTCCACGCACAACACCCCTTGAAAATCCATCTGATAGAAGATCCATCTCCCTTCTTATCCTGTTAAGTTCATCAAATGGGCTCCAGTTGTTTAATGTCCTCAAGTTTGGGTCTCTTCTTAAAAATAACATGGCTAAATCCTCCTTTCAGAATTTTAATTATTTATTTTGCTTTGCTTTAATTTTTTTATCATGAAATACGGTTAAAGCACACCAAATTTACTTTTTTAACTTGTATTATCAATATGATATCTGCTTTTAACGCGCAAAATATAAGCATGGTTAATTTTGCAGTCAAGGGGATGACAAAAATTTTTAGGGATCAATGCTGATTTTTTATGAGGGAATAAATTGACTCAAGGGCTCCCTGCGATTAGAATGCAAACCCTGATCAAACGAACCTAGAGATTAAATAATAAGGAGGAGCTTAAGATGGATGATCGCCAGAAATGGACTCATGTAACCAGGCGTGGTTTTTTCAAGACAACAGCAGTGGCAGGGGTGGCAGCTGCGCTCCCTGTATCAATTTTAGCCGGTGAAAAGGTAATCAGTATAGGCGGGATAAAACCCAGCCCTGCGGGCAGAAAAAGAAATATTCTTTTTGTGAGTGATGCCCCGGAAAGATATGAAAAACTTGTTGGCTCAATCAAGTCAATCAGTGAATACGATATTAATCTAAGCCAGATGAAGGCCGATTTTAAAAACTCGGGTGAGATCCTGAAAGCCATTAAAGAAAAGAATGCTGACATCTGCCTTTTCACGCTGCCAGGTATAGGCATGTCCTCCAGAAATATAGCCGAGCAGATAGGCTACCTGGATATCCCTGTTATTATTCTCGCCGGAACTCCCGAACTGATAATGTGGGAGACAGACCTTGCTGCATCATTCCGCATAAAGGGAATAAATGCTCTTGTGGCAAATTCGAATGATCATGCCATTGAGCTGCTGAAGATACTTTCTGCTCCCAGACCTCTTGAAGGTAAAAAGGCCCTTGTTTTCGGGAAACCATTTGGATCAACAAGTATTCCATCTCCAAACCTTAATGAGGAATATGTTTACAGCCAGACAGGCGTCAGGATAGTTCACCGGCCAATTGACGATCTTAAGACGCTTATAAAAGAGGTCGATGAATCAGCCGCCAGAAAAGAGATGGAAAGATGGAAGAAGGGTGCAGTAAAGATAATCGATGTTTCGGATGAGAGTCTTCTTCACAGTTCAAGGATCTCCATACTGTTAAAATCTCTTGTTGAGAAGGAAAATCTGTCTGCTGTCTCAGTGGACTGCCTGAGTTTTTCATTTGGCGCTGATGCAACCATCCCTCTTCCATGTCTGGCATTTACCAGCCTCAGGGATGAAGGCATAACCGCTGCATGCGAAGCTGATATATGCATGCTGCTAACATCAATGCTGTTACAGGAGGTTACCAAAAGGCCGTCCTTTCAGAGCAATGTATCATCTGTTGATATCAAGAACTCCAGCACCACACTTCGTCACTG
Protein-coding regions in this window:
- a CDS encoding DnaJ domain-containing protein, whose translation is MQKDYYLVLGISRGADLNKIKKAYRTIAKRLHPDVSNEKESERFIEIKEAYDTLSDHEKKRRYDTNLENEDASYRLTRAPGRMQERIKRFRDAESLFYTKTDDLFEGFIPGLYDQGNEDMHEKDLYFDAVLTPEEAASGGLYPISVPVMAPCPVCSRSGFWEGLYCPLCKGFGRISTVKKFALSMPANVSDGTEINLSLEGIGMKECYLHISVHIADY
- a CDS encoding Hsp20/alpha crystallin family protein; amino-acid sequence: MTESEAKALQAKEKSEVSTMTEQTKPGLVFTPDVDIFETEKGLTLLADMPGVKAEDLNIDLKENILTLDGDAKKPEGQNEVELFTEYRTGKYYRQFNLSEVIDQAKIEAKMTDGVLRLTLPKVEAAKPRKIAIKSA
- a CDS encoding Hsp20/alpha crystallin family protein, whose product is MLFLRRDPNLRTLNNWSPFDELNRIRREMDLLSDGFSRGVVRGAGVFPLINLTEDKDAYYIRAELPGVKADEIELSVTGDSVTISGERKIVNEDKNAKYHRRERESGKFNRIMNLPGQVDVDKAEASNVNGVLTIKLPKSEAAKPRQITIK
- a CDS encoding twin-arginine translocation signal domain-containing protein, yielding MDDRQKWTHVTRRGFFKTTAVAGVAAALPVSILAGEKVISIGGIKPSPAGRKRNILFVSDAPERYEKLVGSIKSISEYDINLSQMKADFKNSGEILKAIKEKNADICLFTLPGIGMSSRNIAEQIGYLDIPVIILAGTPELIMWETDLAASFRIKGINALVANSNDHAIELLKILSAPRPLEGKKALVFGKPFGSTSIPSPNLNEEYVYSQTGVRIVHRPIDDLKTLIKEVDESAARKEMERWKKGAVKIIDVSDESLLHSSRISILLKSLVEKENLSAVSVDCLSFSFGADATIPLPCLAFTSLRDEGITAACEADICMLLTSMLLQEVTKRPSFQSNVSSVDIKNSSTTLRHCVAPTKIYGADAPQQPYNLRDYHGMGKGGTCEIDYPVGLDVTIGGFSKDLKNFVIWPGRTKDMVDDRATPSFKDAPPEYSKMRKFCTNMAEIKIRDVKGFMQNIVGIHHNMIAGSFGKEISDALVRMNINVVAPPDLTAPEA
- a CDS encoding MFS transporter yields the protein MNSVETERPYYRWYILFLGMMSYLFIAGLSRMCMPVLFKEISDDLGLNMLEIGAVWGMDPLAGVFIALPGGLIVDRFGVRRTMFFISIFAGIFGALRGFSVGFISMAVTMYLFGLMAATMPSIVPKVTAEWFRGKELGLTNAMLNVVWAFGSMAATMLSANYFSPFFGGWRRVMFVYGIPCILLGLLWIFTGRDKPVASGASKSPASHSLLDAFRHVVKIREVWVIAFITTTYWGSSMGLTGYLPTYLKLIGWTPFLADSATTVMTGIASLGTIPVVLISDRLGARKGVLIVSTIMMAVTVFALPLFKGTFLWVLIILTGLTRTGVAALFNVMVIELKEVGSEYSGTAIGLTSTLGMVGAFLAPPVGNSLEAFNNGYPFIFWAVLAAAGLPFFAILKNK